One window from the genome of Hippoglossus hippoglossus isolate fHipHip1 chromosome 10, fHipHip1.pri, whole genome shotgun sequence encodes:
- the LOC117769073 gene encoding TBC1 domain family member 9B isoform X1 encodes MWIQPEEVLLVGALWVWERANPFFILQRRRGHGRGGGLSGLLVGTLDVVLDSSARVAPYRILLQTSESQIYWNIACGSSRKEITEHWDWLESNLLQTISIFDNDEDVTTFVKGKISGIIAEENRLKPGAEQEEDCGKFREAELKMRRLFGMPDEEKLVNYYSCSYWKGRVPRQGWLYLSVNHLCFYSFLLGKEVSLVVPWTEVTQLEKNATLLFPESIRVSTRHTEHFFSMFLNINDTFKLMEQLANIAMRQLLDNEAFAADCSLPRPCKTLKNVSALKRDLDARAKNERYRAMFRLVQDERLDGHTDCTLWTPFAKMHVVGQLFISNNYICFNSREEDLCQLIIPLREVSIVEKADSSSVLPCPVSISTKNKMNFLFANLKDRDFLVQRISDFLQRTPDSAWGNTSPLSLIGHSVSSSVPSSSSGGSQSAHRGRQYHPGLPTASQGLLQLYYQDTPEDLGPKAMKEKMKEESWNIHFSEFGRGVCMYRTSRTRELVLNGIPECLRGELWLLFSGAQNEMVTHPGYYGDLVEQAMGLCSLATEEIERDLHRSMPEHRAFQNETGITALRRVLTAYAHRNPCIGYCQAMNIVTSVLLLYCTEEEAFWLLVALCERMLPDYYNTRVVGALVDQGVFEELTRAFLPLLYEHMQDLGVISTISLSWFLTLFLSVMPFDSAVLLVDCFFYEGIKVIFQVALTVLHDNMDALLFCSDEGEAMTILGRYLDNVVNKQTVAPPIPHLHALLTSGDVPPPEIDVFDLIKSSYEKFGSLRSDVIEQMRFKQRLKVIQSLEDTAKRSVVRAMMTESAFSIDELEDLFCLFKSKHMTSCYWGSSSSAAERHDPSLPYLEQYHIDLAQFSQLFSALTPWVCGSHTPSLSARLFRLLDQNQDGLVNFKEFVTGLSGMSHGDMMEKLKLLYKLHLPPALCPEEAESALEATHFFKKDKQRESHFLSDPDSLRQQEVTIGEEGKDAAGDSEEKKEEKVKDYRYYLRMWAKEKEPKSETIKDLPRMNQEQFIELCKTLYNMFSEEPLEQQLYHSIATVASLLLRIGEVGKKFNNGTKKIETAAAQAPPPSQREEGPGEGGSGESRLCEALADAYLEPQPLHMSDEEAKDDMSLSSYSVVSSSSLQCKDIADDTVLIGGEQRQGNVLDVDWSITFEQVLASLLTEPPLVDYFERKVDIQSKIVSCKTQRAVERQISSNSDHEVTQQSV; translated from the exons ATGTGGATCCAACCGGAGGAGGTGCTCCTGGTGGGGGCGCTCTGGGTCTGGGAGCGGGCCAACCCATTCTTCattctgcagaggaggagggggcacGGCCGTGGGGGGGGGCTTTCCG gtctcCTGGTTGGGACTCTGGATGTGGTTTTGGACTCAAGTGCTCGAGTGGCTCCTTACAGAATCCTGTTACAGACGTCAGAATCTCAGATCTACTGGAACATCGCCTGTG GCTCGTCCAGGAAGGAGATCACGGAGCACTGGGATTGGCTGGAGTCCAACCTTCTGCAGACCATCTCCATCTTTGACAATGATGAAGACGTCACCACCTTTGTCAAAGGGAAGATCTCT GGCATCATTGCGGAGGAAAACCGGCTGAAGCCGGGagcggagcaggaggaggattgTGGGAAGTTTCGGGAGGCAGAGCTGAAGATGAGGAGGTTGTTCGGGATGCCTGATGAAGAGAAGCTGGTGAATTATTACTCCTGCAGCTACTGGAAAGGAAGAGTCCCACGGCAGGGCTGGCTGTACCTGTCCGTCAACCACCTGTGCTTCTACTCCTTCCTGTTGGGCAAGGAGG TGTCCCTGGTGGTGCCGTGGACAGAGGTGACCCAGCTAGAGAAGAACGCCACCTTGTTGTTCCCAGAGAGCATTCGTGTCAGCACTCGTCACACTGAACATTTCTTCTCCATGTTCCTCAACATCAACGACACCTTCAAGCTGATGGAGCAGCTTGCCAACATCGCCATGCGTCAGCTGCTTGACAACGAGGCGTTTGCTGCCGACTGTTCGCTGCCCAGACCCTGCAAGACACTGAAGAACGTGTCTGCGCTGAAGAG GGATCTGGATGCGCGGGCGAAGAACGAGCGTTACCGTGCAATGTTTCGTCTTGTGCAGGACGAGCGTCTGGACGGACACACGGACTGTACGCTGTGGACACCATTCGCCAAGATGCACGTGGTCGGACAATTGTTTATTTCCAACAACTACATCTGTTTCAACAGCAGAGAAGAAGATCTGTGTCAGCTGATCATTCCACTCAGAGAG gtGTCCATTGTGGAGAAGGCGGACAGCAGCAGTGTCTTACCATGCCCTGTCTCAATCAGCACCAAGAACAAAATGAATTTCCTGTTTGCCAACCTCAAAGACAGAGACTTCCTGGTTCAACGCATCTCCGACTTCCTACAGCGAACACCTGACAGTGCTTGGGGCAACACCAGCCCGctgtctctgattggtcactCG GTGTCTTCCAGTGTCCCTTCTTCCTCATCTGGAGGATCTCAGTCTGCCCACAGGGGGCGCCAGTACCACCCCGGTCTGCCCACAGCCAGTCAGGGTCTGCTGCAGCTCTACTACCAAGACACTCCAGAGGACCTGGGTCCCAAAGCC atgaaggagaagatgaaggaggagtCGTGGAACATCCATTTCTCAGAGTTTGGTCGAGGAGTTTGTATGTACAGAACATCAAGAACCAGAGAACTGGTTCTCAACGGGATCCCAGAATGTCTGAGAGGAGAGCTGTGGTTACTGTTCTCTG GGGCACAAAATGAGATGGTGACCCACCCAGGTTACTATGGAGACCTGGTGGAGCAGGCCATGGGGCTGTGTTCATTGGCGACAGAGGAAATCGAGCGCGACCTCCATCGATCGATGCCTGAACACCGAGCGTTCCAGAACGAGACGGGCATCACCGCGCTGCGCCGCGTCCTCACCGCCTACGCCCATCGCAACCCCTGCATCGGATACTGTCAG GCCATGAACATTGTCACCTCTGTCCTGCTTCTCTACTGTACGGAGGAAGAAGCCTTCTGGCTGTTGGTGGCGCTGTGTGAGCGAATGCTGCCCGACTATTACAACACCAGGGTTGTAG gaGCTCTGGTGGATCAGGGTGTGTTTGAGGAGCTCACCCGGGCGTTCCTCCCCCTGCTGTACGAACACATGCAGGACCTGGGCGTCATCTCTACCATCAGCCTGTCATGGTTCCTCACCCTCTTCTTGTCAGTGATGCCGTTTGACAGCGCTGTCCTATTGGTCGACTGCTTCTTCTACGAGGGCATCAAGGTCATCTTCCAG GTGGCGCTGACTGTACTCCATGACAACATGGACGCCCTGCTGTTCTGCAGTGATGAGGGAGAAGCTATGACCATCCTGGGCAG GTACCTGGATAATGTTGTGAATAAACAGACAGTGGCCCCGCCCATCCCTCACCTGCATGCCCTGCTGACGAGCGGAGATGTCCCCCCACCTGAAATCGACGTCTTTGACCTCATCAAGTCGTCCTATGAG AAGTTTGGTAGCCTACGCTCTGATGTCATCGAGCAGATGAGGTTTAAAcagaggttaaaggtcatcCAATCCCTGGAGGACACGGCCAAGAGGAGTGTG gtgagGGCGATGATGACGGAGTCAGCATTCAGTATCGACGAGCTCGAGgacctcttctgtctctttaag tccAAACACATGACGAGTTGTTACTGGGGCTCCAGCAGTTCTGCAGCCGAACGTCATGACCCCAGTCTTCCGTACCTGGAGCAGTATCATATCGACCTGGCTCAGTTCTCTCAGCTGTTCTCTGCGCTAACCCCCTGGGTCTGTGGAAGCCACACCCCCTCTCTGTCAGCCCGCCTCTTCAGACTCCTGGACCAGAACCAGGACGGACTGGTCAACTTCAAAGAGTTCGTCACCGGACTCA GTGGGATGTCTCATGGAGACATGATGGAAAAACTTAAACTGTTGTACAAGCTCCACCTCCCCCCAG ctctGTGTCCTGAGGAGGCAGAGTCTGCTCTGGAGGCGACACACTTCTTTAAAAAGGATAAACAACGAG aatctcacttcctgtctgatcCGGACTCTTTGCGTCAGCAGGAAGTGACCATAG GTGAGGAGGGGAAAGATGCAGCTGGAGACAGTGAGGAGAAGAAAG AGGAAAAGGTGAAGGACTACAGGTACTACCTGAGGATGTGGGCCAAAGAGAAGGAACCCAAGTCAGAGACCATCAAAGACCTGCCTCGCATGAACCAG gagCAGTTCATTGAGTTGTGTAAGACTCTGTACAACATGTTCAGTGAGGAGCctctggagcagcagctttATCACTCCATCGCCACTGTGGCCAGTCTGCTGCTGCGCATCGGCGAGGTCGGCAAGAAGTTCAACAACGGAACCAAAAAGATTGAGACCGCTGCTGCACAGGCTCCGCCCCCTtctcagagggaggaggggccTGGTGAGGGGGGGTCAGGTGAGTCCCGGTTGTGCGAGGCGCTAGCTGACGCCTACCTGGAGCCGCAACCTCTGCACATGTCCGACGAGGAAGCCAAAGATGACATGTCACTGTCGTCATACTCAGTGGTGAGTTCCAGCTCGCTGCAGTGCAAGGACATCGCAGACGACACAGTGCTGATTGGTGGAGAGCAGCGACAGGGCAATGTCTTGGATGTTGATTGGTCAATCACCTTTGAGCAGGTACTTGCGTCACTGCTGACGGAGCCACCGCTTGTTGATTACTTTGAGAGGAAGGTGGACATCCAGAGCAAGATCGTCAGCTGTAAGACTCAGCGGGCAGTGGAGCGCCAGATTAGCTCCAACTCCGACCATGAAGTTACCCAGCAGTCTGTCTGA
- the LOC117769073 gene encoding TBC1 domain family member 9B isoform X2 produces MWIQPEEVLLVGALWVWERANPFFILQRRRGHGRGGGLSGLLVGTLDVVLDSSARVAPYRILLQTSESQIYWNIACGSSRKEITEHWDWLESNLLQTISIFDNDEDVTTFVKGKISGIIAEENRLKPGAEQEEDCGKFREAELKMRRLFGMPDEEKLVNYYSCSYWKGRVPRQGWLYLSVNHLCFYSFLLGKEVSLVVPWTEVTQLEKNATLLFPESIRVSTRHTEHFFSMFLNINDTFKLMEQLANIAMRQLLDNEAFAADCSLPRPCKTLKNVSALKRDLDARAKNERYRAMFRLVQDERLDGHTDCTLWTPFAKMHVVGQLFISNNYICFNSREEDLCQLIIPLREVSIVEKADSSSVLPCPVSISTKNKMNFLFANLKDRDFLVQRISDFLQRTPDSAWGNTSPLSLIGHSVSSSVPSSSSGGSQSAHRGRQYHPGLPTASQGLLQLYYQDTPEDLGPKAMKEKMKEESWNIHFSEFGRGVCMYRTSRTRELVLNGIPECLRGELWLLFSGAQNEMVTHPGYYGDLVEQAMGLCSLATEEIERDLHRSMPEHRAFQNETGITALRRVLTAYAHRNPCIGYCQAMNIVTSVLLLYCTEEEAFWLLVALCERMLPDYYNTRVVGALVDQGVFEELTRAFLPLLYEHMQDLGVISTISLSWFLTLFLSVMPFDSAVLLVDCFFYEGIKVIFQVALTVLHDNMDALLFCSDEGEAMTILGRYLDNVVNKQTVAPPIPHLHALLTSGDVPPPEIDVFDLIKSSYEKFGSLRSDVIEQMRFKQRLKVIQSLEDTAKRSVVRAMMTESAFSIDELEDLFCLFKSKHMTSCYWGSSSSAAERHDPSLPYLEQYHIDLAQFSQLFSALTPWVCGSHTPSLSARLFRLLDQNQDGLVNFKEFVTGLSGMSHGDMMEKLKLLYKLHLPPESHFLSDPDSLRQQEVTIGEEGKDAAGDSEEKKEEKVKDYRYYLRMWAKEKEPKSETIKDLPRMNQEQFIELCKTLYNMFSEEPLEQQLYHSIATVASLLLRIGEVGKKFNNGTKKIETAAAQAPPPSQREEGPGEGGSGESRLCEALADAYLEPQPLHMSDEEAKDDMSLSSYSVVSSSSLQCKDIADDTVLIGGEQRQGNVLDVDWSITFEQVLASLLTEPPLVDYFERKVDIQSKIVSCKTQRAVERQISSNSDHEVTQQSV; encoded by the exons ATGTGGATCCAACCGGAGGAGGTGCTCCTGGTGGGGGCGCTCTGGGTCTGGGAGCGGGCCAACCCATTCTTCattctgcagaggaggagggggcacGGCCGTGGGGGGGGGCTTTCCG gtctcCTGGTTGGGACTCTGGATGTGGTTTTGGACTCAAGTGCTCGAGTGGCTCCTTACAGAATCCTGTTACAGACGTCAGAATCTCAGATCTACTGGAACATCGCCTGTG GCTCGTCCAGGAAGGAGATCACGGAGCACTGGGATTGGCTGGAGTCCAACCTTCTGCAGACCATCTCCATCTTTGACAATGATGAAGACGTCACCACCTTTGTCAAAGGGAAGATCTCT GGCATCATTGCGGAGGAAAACCGGCTGAAGCCGGGagcggagcaggaggaggattgTGGGAAGTTTCGGGAGGCAGAGCTGAAGATGAGGAGGTTGTTCGGGATGCCTGATGAAGAGAAGCTGGTGAATTATTACTCCTGCAGCTACTGGAAAGGAAGAGTCCCACGGCAGGGCTGGCTGTACCTGTCCGTCAACCACCTGTGCTTCTACTCCTTCCTGTTGGGCAAGGAGG TGTCCCTGGTGGTGCCGTGGACAGAGGTGACCCAGCTAGAGAAGAACGCCACCTTGTTGTTCCCAGAGAGCATTCGTGTCAGCACTCGTCACACTGAACATTTCTTCTCCATGTTCCTCAACATCAACGACACCTTCAAGCTGATGGAGCAGCTTGCCAACATCGCCATGCGTCAGCTGCTTGACAACGAGGCGTTTGCTGCCGACTGTTCGCTGCCCAGACCCTGCAAGACACTGAAGAACGTGTCTGCGCTGAAGAG GGATCTGGATGCGCGGGCGAAGAACGAGCGTTACCGTGCAATGTTTCGTCTTGTGCAGGACGAGCGTCTGGACGGACACACGGACTGTACGCTGTGGACACCATTCGCCAAGATGCACGTGGTCGGACAATTGTTTATTTCCAACAACTACATCTGTTTCAACAGCAGAGAAGAAGATCTGTGTCAGCTGATCATTCCACTCAGAGAG gtGTCCATTGTGGAGAAGGCGGACAGCAGCAGTGTCTTACCATGCCCTGTCTCAATCAGCACCAAGAACAAAATGAATTTCCTGTTTGCCAACCTCAAAGACAGAGACTTCCTGGTTCAACGCATCTCCGACTTCCTACAGCGAACACCTGACAGTGCTTGGGGCAACACCAGCCCGctgtctctgattggtcactCG GTGTCTTCCAGTGTCCCTTCTTCCTCATCTGGAGGATCTCAGTCTGCCCACAGGGGGCGCCAGTACCACCCCGGTCTGCCCACAGCCAGTCAGGGTCTGCTGCAGCTCTACTACCAAGACACTCCAGAGGACCTGGGTCCCAAAGCC atgaaggagaagatgaaggaggagtCGTGGAACATCCATTTCTCAGAGTTTGGTCGAGGAGTTTGTATGTACAGAACATCAAGAACCAGAGAACTGGTTCTCAACGGGATCCCAGAATGTCTGAGAGGAGAGCTGTGGTTACTGTTCTCTG GGGCACAAAATGAGATGGTGACCCACCCAGGTTACTATGGAGACCTGGTGGAGCAGGCCATGGGGCTGTGTTCATTGGCGACAGAGGAAATCGAGCGCGACCTCCATCGATCGATGCCTGAACACCGAGCGTTCCAGAACGAGACGGGCATCACCGCGCTGCGCCGCGTCCTCACCGCCTACGCCCATCGCAACCCCTGCATCGGATACTGTCAG GCCATGAACATTGTCACCTCTGTCCTGCTTCTCTACTGTACGGAGGAAGAAGCCTTCTGGCTGTTGGTGGCGCTGTGTGAGCGAATGCTGCCCGACTATTACAACACCAGGGTTGTAG gaGCTCTGGTGGATCAGGGTGTGTTTGAGGAGCTCACCCGGGCGTTCCTCCCCCTGCTGTACGAACACATGCAGGACCTGGGCGTCATCTCTACCATCAGCCTGTCATGGTTCCTCACCCTCTTCTTGTCAGTGATGCCGTTTGACAGCGCTGTCCTATTGGTCGACTGCTTCTTCTACGAGGGCATCAAGGTCATCTTCCAG GTGGCGCTGACTGTACTCCATGACAACATGGACGCCCTGCTGTTCTGCAGTGATGAGGGAGAAGCTATGACCATCCTGGGCAG GTACCTGGATAATGTTGTGAATAAACAGACAGTGGCCCCGCCCATCCCTCACCTGCATGCCCTGCTGACGAGCGGAGATGTCCCCCCACCTGAAATCGACGTCTTTGACCTCATCAAGTCGTCCTATGAG AAGTTTGGTAGCCTACGCTCTGATGTCATCGAGCAGATGAGGTTTAAAcagaggttaaaggtcatcCAATCCCTGGAGGACACGGCCAAGAGGAGTGTG gtgagGGCGATGATGACGGAGTCAGCATTCAGTATCGACGAGCTCGAGgacctcttctgtctctttaag tccAAACACATGACGAGTTGTTACTGGGGCTCCAGCAGTTCTGCAGCCGAACGTCATGACCCCAGTCTTCCGTACCTGGAGCAGTATCATATCGACCTGGCTCAGTTCTCTCAGCTGTTCTCTGCGCTAACCCCCTGGGTCTGTGGAAGCCACACCCCCTCTCTGTCAGCCCGCCTCTTCAGACTCCTGGACCAGAACCAGGACGGACTGGTCAACTTCAAAGAGTTCGTCACCGGACTCA GTGGGATGTCTCATGGAGACATGATGGAAAAACTTAAACTGTTGTACAAGCTCCACCTCCCCCCAG aatctcacttcctgtctgatcCGGACTCTTTGCGTCAGCAGGAAGTGACCATAG GTGAGGAGGGGAAAGATGCAGCTGGAGACAGTGAGGAGAAGAAAG AGGAAAAGGTGAAGGACTACAGGTACTACCTGAGGATGTGGGCCAAAGAGAAGGAACCCAAGTCAGAGACCATCAAAGACCTGCCTCGCATGAACCAG gagCAGTTCATTGAGTTGTGTAAGACTCTGTACAACATGTTCAGTGAGGAGCctctggagcagcagctttATCACTCCATCGCCACTGTGGCCAGTCTGCTGCTGCGCATCGGCGAGGTCGGCAAGAAGTTCAACAACGGAACCAAAAAGATTGAGACCGCTGCTGCACAGGCTCCGCCCCCTtctcagagggaggaggggccTGGTGAGGGGGGGTCAGGTGAGTCCCGGTTGTGCGAGGCGCTAGCTGACGCCTACCTGGAGCCGCAACCTCTGCACATGTCCGACGAGGAAGCCAAAGATGACATGTCACTGTCGTCATACTCAGTGGTGAGTTCCAGCTCGCTGCAGTGCAAGGACATCGCAGACGACACAGTGCTGATTGGTGGAGAGCAGCGACAGGGCAATGTCTTGGATGTTGATTGGTCAATCACCTTTGAGCAGGTACTTGCGTCACTGCTGACGGAGCCACCGCTTGTTGATTACTTTGAGAGGAAGGTGGACATCCAGAGCAAGATCGTCAGCTGTAAGACTCAGCGGGCAGTGGAGCGCCAGATTAGCTCCAACTCCGACCATGAAGTTACCCAGCAGTCTGTCTGA
- the mrnip gene encoding MRN complex-interacting protein isoform X1 — translation MVQEFHVVRCFTCEKFQVQQVKKATRWSCKVCGEKQSLLKEFGRGSGADCRRHVQKLNAMIGAVVEEQEESPWEPEEEKNDQVTVTQTQVSRWSKYMETPEEAELEEEQQLHGNNMTDRKRRDSPEQFCRNPEKPSARTSSPPESSRARSRSPNENKGSCGHFSRWTCFLGCDSQVQESRDPVVNGGCQQVGGDTSLSCGDIITSSRPLLPVSSLFETEDDFSFDEF, via the exons ATGGTTCAGGAGTTTCATGTCGTTCGATGTTTCACTTGTGAAAAGTTCCAGGTTcaacag GTGAAGAAGGCGACCAGGTGGAGCTGTAAAGTTTGTGGAGAGAAACAGTCCCTGCTCAAG GAGTTTGGGCGGGGCTCCGGGGCGGACTGCAGACGTCATGTTCAGAAACTGAACGCCATGATAGGAGCCgtggtggaggagcaggaggagtcaccatg ggaacctgaggaggagaaaaatgaCCAG gtgacagtgacacagactcagGTGAGTCGCTGGAGCAAATACATGGAAACACCTGAGGAAGCGGAGCTAGAGGAGGAACAGCAGCTGCATGGCAACAACATGACTGACAG gaagagaagagattCACCCGAGCAG TTCTGCAGGAACCCTGAGAAACCATCAGCCAGAACCAGCAGTCCCCCCGAGTCCAGTCGGGCCCGTTCCAGGTCACCAAATGAGAACAAAGGGAGCTGCGGCCATTTTTCGAGGTGGACTTGTTTCCTCGGGTGTGACTCTCAGGTGCAGGAGTCACGTGACCCAGTTGTCAATGGGGGGTGTCAACAAGTGGGTGGGGACACATCTCTGTCCTgtggtgacatcatcaccagCTCCCGCCcactacttcctgtttcctccctGTTTGAGACTGAAGACGATTTCAGCTTTGACGagttttaa
- the mrnip gene encoding MRN complex-interacting protein isoform X2, whose translation MVQEFHVVRCFTCEKFQVQQEFGRGSGADCRRHVQKLNAMIGAVVEEQEESPWEPEEEKNDQVTVTQTQVSRWSKYMETPEEAELEEEQQLHGNNMTDRKRRDSPEQFCRNPEKPSARTSSPPESSRARSRSPNENKGSCGHFSRWTCFLGCDSQVQESRDPVVNGGCQQVGGDTSLSCGDIITSSRPLLPVSSLFETEDDFSFDEF comes from the exons ATGGTTCAGGAGTTTCATGTCGTTCGATGTTTCACTTGTGAAAAGTTCCAGGTTcaacag GAGTTTGGGCGGGGCTCCGGGGCGGACTGCAGACGTCATGTTCAGAAACTGAACGCCATGATAGGAGCCgtggtggaggagcaggaggagtcaccatg ggaacctgaggaggagaaaaatgaCCAG gtgacagtgacacagactcagGTGAGTCGCTGGAGCAAATACATGGAAACACCTGAGGAAGCGGAGCTAGAGGAGGAACAGCAGCTGCATGGCAACAACATGACTGACAG gaagagaagagattCACCCGAGCAG TTCTGCAGGAACCCTGAGAAACCATCAGCCAGAACCAGCAGTCCCCCCGAGTCCAGTCGGGCCCGTTCCAGGTCACCAAATGAGAACAAAGGGAGCTGCGGCCATTTTTCGAGGTGGACTTGTTTCCTCGGGTGTGACTCTCAGGTGCAGGAGTCACGTGACCCAGTTGTCAATGGGGGGTGTCAACAAGTGGGTGGGGACACATCTCTGTCCTgtggtgacatcatcaccagCTCCCGCCcactacttcctgtttcctccctGTTTGAGACTGAAGACGATTTCAGCTTTGACGagttttaa